The Methylomarinum vadi genome has a window encoding:
- a CDS encoding phosphate-starvation-inducible PsiE family protein, whose product MIRLVYISQSVKPVSSDDLMSLLRQCRTNNTKNNLTGVLLYHNECFIQVLEGKEEVINKVYEKIKKDPRHKNVIELNREYISERQFDQWSMGFEEVNEAQLAALNIDGLNDFFSKQKQNPDLDVNQTLIAPLMKFFKTSYEKRQAHEELPIHDDQQGILILFHKAIRFAVTILAFLMVLVIFLGVADVVYVIYQKLLLTPPHFLMTIPDILATFGAFLAVLIAIEIFLNISLYLRSDVIPVKLVVATALMAISRKVIIFDFKSLQPEYVYSSAAVVLALGLTYWLIDKKPDEQ is encoded by the coding sequence ATGATTCGACTGGTCTATATCAGCCAATCAGTAAAACCGGTTAGTAGTGACGATTTAATGTCCTTGCTTCGGCAATGCCGAACGAACAATACCAAAAACAACCTGACGGGTGTCCTGCTTTATCACAACGAATGCTTTATCCAGGTTTTGGAAGGCAAGGAAGAAGTCATCAATAAAGTTTATGAAAAAATCAAAAAAGATCCTCGGCATAAAAATGTCATCGAGTTGAACAGAGAGTACATCAGCGAACGTCAATTCGACCAATGGAGCATGGGATTCGAAGAAGTCAATGAAGCGCAATTAGCCGCCTTAAATATCGATGGTTTAAACGATTTTTTCAGCAAGCAAAAGCAAAATCCCGATCTGGATGTCAATCAAACACTGATTGCTCCCTTAATGAAATTTTTCAAGACATCCTATGAAAAACGTCAAGCACACGAGGAGTTACCGATTCATGATGATCAGCAGGGAATCCTGATCTTATTTCACAAGGCTATCCGTTTTGCGGTGACAATTCTGGCCTTCTTGATGGTTTTGGTGATTTTTCTGGGAGTCGCCGATGTCGTTTATGTGATCTATCAGAAACTGTTGTTGACCCCGCCCCATTTTCTGATGACCATCCCTGATATTTTGGCGACATTCGGCGCCTTCCTTGCGGTATTGATTGCGATTGAGATTTTCCTGAATATCAGTTTGTACCTGCGCAGCGACGTCATTCCGGTTAAATTGGTCGTCGCCACGGCGCTGATGGCGATTTCCCGAAAAGTGATCATATTCGATTTCAAAAGCCTGCAACCTGAATATGTCTATTCCAGCGCCGCGGTAGTATTGGCGCTCGGACTGACTTATTGGCTAATCGATAAAAAACCAGATGAACAATAA
- a CDS encoding TIGR01777 family oxidoreductase has protein sequence MKILITGGTGFIGSALTRKFLEQGHHVTILSRSREKVTTLFAGKVTPLTDLGQLSARETFDVVINLAGAPIFAQRWSERRKKTLRDSRIALTEKLVNAIAVMEQKPQLLISSSAIGYYGDQGDEILTEESNSVDDFPHRLCADWERAALQAEQHSVRVCLIRTGLVLGPGGGLLKQMLLPFKLGLGGRIGNGKQWMSWIHLQDWLSIAETMIDDPTMQGAYNATAPTPVTNRQFTETLAKVLKRPACLPIPAFALETLLGEMSGLVLGSQRVLPDRLLKQGFRFAYTDLTSALTDIVH, from the coding sequence ATGAAAATACTCATTACCGGAGGGACTGGCTTCATCGGCAGCGCCTTGACCAGAAAATTCCTCGAACAAGGGCATCATGTCACCATTTTGAGCAGGAGCCGGGAAAAAGTCACGACGCTTTTTGCCGGCAAGGTGACGCCTCTGACCGATCTTGGCCAGTTATCGGCTCGCGAAACGTTCGATGTCGTCATCAACCTGGCGGGCGCCCCAATATTTGCGCAACGTTGGAGCGAGCGACGCAAAAAAACTCTGCGCGACAGTCGTATCGCCTTGACCGAAAAACTTGTTAACGCCATTGCTGTTATGGAACAAAAACCGCAATTGCTGATCAGCAGTTCGGCCATCGGTTATTACGGCGACCAGGGCGATGAGATACTGACGGAGGAAAGCAATAGCGTGGACGATTTTCCGCATCGCCTATGTGCCGATTGGGAACGGGCCGCCTTACAGGCCGAACAACACAGTGTCCGAGTCTGCCTGATACGGACCGGGCTGGTACTGGGCCCCGGGGGAGGTTTGCTGAAACAAATGCTGCTGCCATTCAAACTTGGACTAGGCGGAAGAATCGGAAACGGCAAGCAATGGATGTCCTGGATTCATCTGCAAGATTGGTTAAGTATCGCGGAAACGATGATCGACGACCCGACAATGCAAGGCGCCTATAACGCCACGGCACCCACCCCCGTCACCAACCGTCAATTCACCGAAACATTGGCCAAGGTGTTAAAAAGACCGGCCTGCCTTCCCATACCGGCCTTTGCATTGGAAACCTTGCTAGGAGAGATGTCCGGTTTGGTGCTGGGAAGCCAGCGGGTGCTACCGGACCGTTTGCTTAAGCAAGGGTTTCGTTTCGCTTATACCGATCTTACCAGCGCCCTAACGGATATCGTGCATTAA
- a CDS encoding heavy metal translocating P-type ATPase: MNTETQADSSTETRLSILGMRCAGCVSAVEGALNAVPGVKEVSVNFADHSAVVRGNSDPDLLKTAVQEAGYDAAIMEGLEDPAEEEQQELERYQKLMKKAAVAAAFGFPLMIAGHMDWLPALNSAAGQVFWPYVSLITLALLYYSGGHFYQGALKSLLLKQANMDTLIALGTGAAWFYSSILIDFSDTLASLSAHAYFEASVIILAFINFGTALETRARGKTSSAIRELIGLQPRTARVIRDGQEMDIPIEQVGLEETLRVRPGEKIPVDGVLIEGHSTVDESMLTGEPIPVEKMEGSGVVAGTMNQQGSFLFKATRIGRDTALAQIIKSVRQAQSTKPAIAKLADKISAVFVPIVVAISLLTFMIWMAIGPDPALAYAFVTSMTVLVIACPCALGLATPISVMVSVGRAAQMGVLIRNGESLQSAGKLSCLILDKTGTVTEGKPTVSTIEAVGDYDEERVLQLAASIESGSEHPLAAAILAAAEEKQVKLEKTGRFHAVAGHGITAEIGEHQVCFGNTALMDEQGVKYARYGKKMETLSSQGQTPMLLAVDNKIVGIIAVSDPIKKDSAKAVKELIQQGVRVLMVTGDNEITAKAVAKQAGIQEIRAQVLPQDKAAVVKKLQQQGEVVGMVGDGINDAPALAQADVGFAIGTGTDVAIESADIVILQGSLLKVPEAMALSRATVTNIKQNLLGAFFYNTIGIPVAAGLLYPVFGLLLNPMIAGAAMAMSSVTVVSNANRLRWVKLSGE; the protein is encoded by the coding sequence ATGAATACCGAGACACAGGCAGATTCATCAACCGAAACACGATTATCAATTCTGGGAATGCGTTGCGCCGGTTGTGTCAGCGCGGTCGAAGGTGCTCTGAATGCTGTGCCTGGCGTCAAAGAAGTGAGTGTCAATTTTGCCGATCATTCGGCGGTCGTTCGAGGAAATAGCGATCCCGATTTATTAAAAACGGCAGTCCAGGAGGCCGGCTATGATGCCGCCATTATGGAAGGACTCGAAGATCCAGCGGAAGAGGAACAGCAGGAATTGGAACGTTATCAAAAACTGATGAAAAAAGCGGCTGTGGCGGCCGCCTTCGGGTTTCCGCTGATGATTGCCGGGCACATGGATTGGTTGCCGGCACTCAACTCCGCGGCCGGACAGGTGTTTTGGCCTTATGTCTCGTTGATTACGCTGGCGTTGCTGTATTATTCCGGAGGGCATTTTTACCAGGGCGCGCTTAAGTCTTTGTTGTTGAAGCAAGCCAATATGGACACGTTGATTGCGTTGGGAACCGGCGCCGCCTGGTTTTATTCGTCGATTTTGATCGATTTTTCCGATACTCTGGCATCGCTGTCCGCGCATGCGTATTTCGAAGCTTCCGTCATTATCCTGGCCTTCATCAATTTCGGCACCGCCTTGGAAACCCGGGCCCGAGGTAAGACTTCTTCGGCGATCAGGGAATTGATCGGACTGCAACCGCGCACCGCCCGAGTCATTCGGGACGGCCAGGAAATGGATATACCGATCGAACAGGTCGGCCTGGAGGAAACGCTGCGAGTCAGGCCGGGCGAAAAAATTCCGGTCGACGGCGTGTTGATCGAAGGGCATTCGACCGTCGACGAATCGATGTTGACCGGCGAACCGATTCCGGTCGAGAAAATGGAAGGCTCCGGGGTGGTGGCCGGAACGATGAACCAGCAAGGCAGCTTTCTGTTCAAGGCGACCCGGATCGGCCGCGATACCGCGTTGGCGCAGATCATTAAAAGCGTGCGCCAAGCGCAAAGTACCAAACCGGCGATCGCAAAACTGGCGGATAAAATTTCCGCCGTGTTCGTGCCGATCGTAGTGGCGATATCGTTGCTGACGTTTATGATTTGGATGGCTATCGGGCCTGATCCGGCCTTGGCCTATGCCTTTGTCACATCGATGACGGTTTTGGTCATTGCTTGTCCTTGCGCGCTGGGATTGGCGACGCCGATCTCGGTCATGGTATCGGTGGGTCGGGCCGCACAAATGGGGGTGTTGATACGCAATGGCGAGTCCTTGCAAAGCGCCGGCAAGTTAAGTTGTTTGATCCTCGACAAAACCGGTACCGTGACGGAGGGCAAGCCCACGGTTTCCACCATCGAGGCGGTCGGTGATTACGACGAAGAACGCGTGTTGCAATTGGCCGCCAGTATCGAATCCGGTTCCGAGCATCCCTTGGCCGCGGCCATTCTGGCGGCTGCCGAAGAAAAACAAGTCAAATTGGAAAAGACCGGCAGATTTCACGCCGTGGCGGGTCATGGCATCACCGCGGAAATTGGTGAGCATCAAGTGTGCTTCGGCAATACCGCCTTGATGGACGAACAGGGCGTCAAATACGCACGCTACGGTAAAAAAATGGAAACTTTGTCGAGCCAGGGACAGACTCCTATGCTGTTGGCGGTGGATAACAAAATCGTAGGGATTATTGCCGTTTCCGACCCGATCAAAAAGGATTCGGCCAAGGCGGTTAAAGAACTGATCCAACAGGGCGTCAGGGTTTTGATGGTGACCGGCGATAATGAAATAACCGCCAAGGCGGTCGCCAAACAGGCCGGAATTCAGGAAATTCGCGCGCAAGTCCTGCCGCAAGACAAGGCGGCCGTAGTCAAGAAATTGCAACAGCAAGGCGAAGTCGTCGGCATGGTGGGCGACGGCATCAATGACGCGCCGGCCTTGGCCCAGGCCGATGTCGGTTTCGCCATCGGTACCGGCACCGATGTCGCGATCGAAAGCGCCGATATCGTAATCTTGCAGGGCTCGCTGTTGAAAGTGCCGGAAGCGATGGCGCTATCCAGGGCGACGGTGACCAATATCAAACAAAATCTGTTGGGCGCCTTCTTTTACAATACTATCGGCATTCCGGTAGCGGCCGGTTTGTTGTATCCGGTCTTCGGCCTGTTGTTGAACCCGATGATCGCAGGCGCGGCGATGGCAATGTCGTCGGTCACCGTTGTCAGTAACGCCAACCGCTTGCGCTGGGTCAAATTGAGCGGCGAGTAG
- a CDS encoding heavy-metal-associated domain-containing protein, which translates to MSETVTLNVSGMKCGGCESSVNEKVGAINGVIAVKPSHKENKVEVEYDEAKTTLDDIKQVIADAGFTVE; encoded by the coding sequence ATGAGTGAAACAGTAACTCTTAACGTCAGCGGGATGAAATGCGGCGGATGTGAATCGTCGGTTAACGAAAAAGTCGGTGCCATAAACGGCGTCATTGCCGTAAAGCCCTCGCATAAGGAAAATAAAGTGGAGGTCGAATACGATGAAGCCAAAACCACGCTGGATGACATAAAACAAGTGATCGCCGACGCCGGATTTACCGTGGAATAA
- a CDS encoding EAL and HDOD domain-containing protein, translating into MSDILIGRQQILDSHQNIYAYEILFRGQDFDLSHKDEAADATNQVITDTLLEIGLNELVGPGKAFINFTARNLLEKTPLSLPKDRIVIEVLENITIDQAIIDALKEFSRQGYTIALDDFVLKPEWLPLLKIADIIKLDIKAMPLPKTLALIEKLKRFSLTLLAEKVETHAEFEALKAAGCMLFQGFFFSKPHLVSGKRLSVNQAAAIRLLTKINQPEVGFDELGNIISHDVGLSYKLLRYINSAFFSLPNKIESIKHALTYLGMNEIKRWINILTLTSLSNKPNALFQQILIRGKMCELLAKQYNEAPEHLFLIGLLSSLDSLLDIPLEEALNQLPLTEDVYQAILHHSGIGGEILSYVICYERWELSSKHFSQISPKNIGQIYLQSISWADDVLDNINC; encoded by the coding sequence ATGAGCGACATTCTCATCGGACGACAGCAAATTCTCGATAGCCATCAAAATATCTATGCTTACGAAATCCTGTTTCGAGGCCAGGATTTCGACCTTTCCCATAAGGATGAAGCGGCTGACGCCACCAATCAAGTCATCACGGACACCTTGCTGGAAATCGGTCTTAATGAGCTAGTGGGGCCGGGCAAGGCCTTTATTAATTTTACCGCACGTAATCTGCTGGAAAAAACCCCGCTCAGCCTGCCCAAGGATCGCATCGTCATCGAAGTGCTGGAAAATATAACCATCGACCAGGCCATCATCGACGCATTGAAGGAATTTTCTCGGCAAGGCTATACCATCGCCTTGGACGATTTCGTATTGAAACCGGAATGGTTGCCGCTACTTAAAATCGCCGACATCATCAAGCTCGACATCAAGGCCATGCCTCTACCGAAAACACTGGCCTTGATCGAAAAATTAAAACGTTTCAGTCTGACCCTGCTGGCCGAAAAAGTCGAAACCCACGCCGAATTCGAAGCGCTCAAGGCCGCGGGCTGCATGCTATTCCAGGGGTTTTTCTTCAGTAAACCGCATCTCGTGTCCGGCAAAAGACTCAGCGTCAATCAAGCCGCGGCAATCCGGCTGTTGACTAAAATAAACCAACCGGAAGTGGGGTTCGACGAACTGGGCAATATCATCTCCCATGACGTCGGGCTGAGCTATAAGCTGCTCCGTTATATCAATTCGGCGTTCTTTTCCTTGCCTAATAAAATAGAGTCGATCAAACACGCCCTGACCTATCTGGGCATGAACGAAATAAAACGCTGGATCAACATCCTGACCCTGACATCTTTGTCGAACAAACCGAATGCGCTGTTCCAACAAATATTGATTCGCGGCAAAATGTGCGAACTGCTCGCCAAACAGTATAATGAAGCGCCAGAGCATTTGTTTCTAATCGGCTTGTTGTCGTCGCTGGACAGCCTTTTGGATATACCTCTCGAAGAGGCTTTAAACCAATTACCCCTGACCGAAGATGTCTACCAAGCGATCTTGCACCATAGCGGTATTGGCGGTGAAATCTTATCCTATGTCATCTGTTATGAGCGCTGGGAACTATCCAGCAAACACTTTTCTCAAATCAGCCCGAAAAACATCGGCCAGATTTATCTGCAAAGCATCAGTTGGGCAGACGATGTGCTGGACAATATAAACTGCTAA
- a CDS encoding rhodanese-like domain-containing protein gives MRIKIILFTLLSLFSSLTTAAELIDLSVEQVQALQKNGAALVIDIRTEQEWLSTGIIPSSHKLEFFNKQGKYDAEQWLSELAKLKSSSDQPVILVCRSGNRSGMVGNYLTQQLGMKNVYHLSNGIQAWLKAGQKLDNACPNQLACN, from the coding sequence ATGCGCATAAAAATAATTCTCTTCACTCTTTTGTCATTATTTTCTTCGTTAACAACGGCCGCCGAGTTAATCGATTTATCCGTCGAACAAGTCCAGGCCTTGCAGAAAAACGGCGCGGCATTGGTGATCGACATCCGCACCGAACAAGAATGGCTGTCCACCGGAATCATTCCCTCAAGCCATAAGCTGGAGTTTTTCAACAAGCAAGGAAAATACGATGCCGAACAATGGCTGAGCGAGTTGGCAAAACTGAAATCGTCTTCCGACCAACCCGTCATTCTCGTTTGCCGTTCCGGCAACCGCAGCGGCATGGTCGGCAATTATTTAACCCAACAATTGGGCATGAAAAACGTCTACCATTTATCCAACGGCATCCAAGCCTGGCTAAAAGCGGGACAAAAACTCGACAACGCCTGCCCAAACCAGCTTGCCTGTAACTAA
- the hflD gene encoding high frequency lysogenization protein HflD, which produces MPLKTITNQTIALAGVAQACYLVQQLATSGSADSKAMEASIGSLLKIDAASVTDIYGGLEGVGLGLKQLDKQLTGRTIADPEQARYAASLIYLERQLSNRPEMLKTITAGIEKAQNQAEHFGLLHENIFANLGDLYHSTISTIPPRIMVNGEPEYLSNPAIVNKIRALLLAGVRSALLWRQCGGARWKFLLFRKKLQDEIQLLLKHI; this is translated from the coding sequence ATGCCTCTAAAAACCATTACCAACCAAACGATCGCCCTGGCCGGCGTGGCCCAAGCCTGTTATCTGGTGCAACAATTGGCCACATCTGGTTCCGCCGACAGCAAGGCCATGGAAGCCAGTATCGGCAGCCTATTGAAAATCGATGCCGCCAGCGTGACCGACATTTATGGCGGACTGGAGGGAGTTGGGCTCGGATTAAAGCAACTGGATAAACAGTTGACCGGCAGAACAATTGCCGATCCCGAGCAAGCCCGCTATGCCGCTTCGTTAATCTACCTGGAAAGGCAGTTGTCCAACCGTCCGGAGATGCTGAAAACCATCACCGCAGGAATCGAAAAGGCGCAAAACCAGGCTGAACATTTCGGTTTGTTGCATGAAAACATCTTCGCCAATCTGGGCGATTTGTATCACAGCACCATTAGTACCATACCGCCACGGATCATGGTCAACGGCGAACCCGAATATCTTTCCAACCCCGCTATCGTCAATAAGATCAGGGCATTGTTACTGGCCGGCGTTCGTTCCGCCTTGCTATGGCGGCAATGCGGCGGGGCACGTTGGAAATTTTTGTTGTTTCGCAAGAAGCTACAAGACGAGATCCAGTTGTTACTAAAGCACATCTGA
- a CDS encoding ABC transporter ATP-binding protein: MTALIEAQNLYRYYDDHCAVHDVSFELNKGEILGFLGPNGAGKTTTMQMLCGNLAPSAGQIIINGIDLLDQPKQAKSILGYLPDTPPLYRELTVDQYLEFCARLHGLPFRDVGKAVAKAKRLCGLEQASRRLIANLSKGFQQRIGIAQAILHDPDLIILDEPTVGLDPIQIKEIRNLIRELGERHGIILSTHILPEVQESCTHVQIIHQGKLVLHETIAGLNRHMNCATISFRTRQPIETERLSVIDGVMAIENTGERHYLLHHREQPQLLEKIALRIIEAGWGLEEITPVKKSIEDIFISLTRQSELSQ; the protein is encoded by the coding sequence ATGACCGCGCTAATCGAAGCCCAAAATCTGTATCGTTATTACGACGACCACTGTGCGGTCCACGATGTCAGTTTCGAACTGAACAAAGGCGAGATTCTCGGCTTTCTTGGCCCCAACGGCGCCGGCAAAACAACCACGATGCAGATGTTGTGCGGAAATCTGGCGCCCAGCGCCGGTCAAATTATTATCAATGGCATCGACTTATTGGACCAACCCAAGCAAGCCAAGTCCATCCTCGGTTATCTGCCCGACACCCCGCCGCTATATCGGGAATTGACCGTTGATCAATATCTCGAGTTTTGCGCGCGCTTGCACGGCCTCCCTTTTCGCGACGTCGGAAAAGCCGTGGCAAAGGCGAAACGACTATGCGGCCTGGAGCAAGCATCCCGGCGCCTGATCGCCAACTTGTCGAAGGGCTTTCAGCAACGCATCGGTATCGCCCAAGCCATTCTGCACGACCCCGACCTGATCATCCTCGACGAGCCCACGGTCGGGCTGGATCCTATCCAGATTAAGGAAATTCGCAATCTCATCAGAGAGTTGGGCGAACGCCATGGGATTATCCTGTCCACCCATATATTGCCGGAAGTTCAGGAATCCTGTACCCATGTACAAATCATCCACCAGGGCAAGCTGGTCCTTCATGAAACAATTGCCGGGCTGAACCGGCACATGAATTGCGCGACAATCAGTTTCCGAACCCGGCAGCCTATCGAGACGGAACGACTGAGTGTCATCGACGGCGTCATGGCTATCGAAAACACTGGAGAACGGCATTATTTATTGCATCATAGGGAACAGCCGCAATTATTGGAAAAAATCGCGTTACGCATCATCGAAGCGGGCTGGGGCCTGGAGGAAATCACGCCGGTAAAAAAATCCATCGAGGATATTTTTATTTCTCTGACCCGACAATCGGAGCTATCCCAATGA
- a CDS encoding ABC transporter permease subunit yields the protein MKMIFIIGRRELKTLFLSPLAWSILAILQFILAYLFLSQVETFNSFQARLATIDNAPGLTDIVVNPLFTNAAIILLLVTPLLTMRLVCEERRNKTLSLLLSAPLNGTEIIIGKYAGILGLLLSIVGLVCLMPLSLLLGGELDVGKFFCNILALSLLIAAFASVGLYMSCIAGHPTVAAIGSFGLLLLLWVLDWSAGLKGQSSEIFNYLSMLQHFQNMQSGLLDSSDVLYFMLFSATFIILSIRRLESDRLQK from the coding sequence ATGAAAATGATTTTTATCATTGGCCGCAGGGAACTGAAAACATTGTTTCTCTCTCCGCTGGCATGGTCTATCCTGGCTATCCTGCAATTCATTTTGGCCTATTTATTCCTGAGCCAGGTCGAGACCTTCAACAGTTTTCAGGCGCGCCTGGCCACCATCGACAACGCCCCGGGACTCACCGATATCGTCGTCAATCCATTGTTTACCAATGCCGCCATCATCCTGTTGTTGGTCACCCCTTTATTGACCATGCGCCTGGTATGCGAGGAACGCCGCAATAAAACCTTGTCCCTGTTGCTGTCGGCGCCGCTCAACGGCACTGAAATCATCATCGGAAAATATGCCGGGATTCTTGGGTTGTTGCTGTCTATTGTAGGCCTGGTTTGCCTGATGCCCCTCTCCCTGCTGCTTGGCGGCGAACTCGATGTCGGTAAATTTTTTTGCAACATACTGGCGCTATCCTTGTTGATTGCCGCGTTCGCCTCCGTCGGCCTGTACATGTCCTGCATCGCCGGCCATCCGACCGTCGCCGCCATAGGCAGTTTCGGCCTGCTATTGTTGTTGTGGGTACTGGACTGGAGCGCCGGTTTGAAAGGCCAAAGCAGCGAAATTTTTAATTATTTATCCATGCTGCAACATTTTCAAAACATGCAGAGCGGTTTGTTGGATTCGAGCGATGTCCTGTATTTCATGCTATTCAGCGCTACTTTCATCATTCTAAGCATTCGTCGCTTGGAATCCGATAGATTGCAAAAATGA
- a CDS encoding GldG family protein: protein MKINRHIHQTLRLKSFLVTSVLLLLIIAAAWLSLKYPARIDLSANANNTLSEASIKVLGKLGQPIRIQAFIREATLRQQIKQLLSRYQYVKPDIEIQFIDPTQSPEQAREHNIGAQGAVIVEYQGRSEKIHYLDETSLTNALLRLAESRERWITFLGGHGERSPSGQANFDLSLFGNELEKRGLRAQEINLTQLSAIPDNSSLLVLSDPAVDLLDGEMELIADYIGAGGNILLMTDPDNHSLDLFLMQLGITTLPGKIVDKRSSLYGIEDPTFVLVGEYPVHAVTQGFRNITVFPITVALAFEAEDNEYRAAPLLNSGKESWNETGPIVGKIRFDGDSDEREGPLDFAFALTRQLDDGKQQRIIVIGDGDFLSNAYLNNVGNLDLGLRMVNWLTNNDRFIDIPSKVVPGRTLQFSKPAIAMIGFGFLLLLPGLFLLAGILIWRKRRKQ from the coding sequence ATGAAAATTAATCGGCACATACACCAGACTTTGCGTCTGAAAAGCTTTTTGGTCACATCAGTGCTGTTGTTGCTGATTATCGCCGCAGCCTGGTTAAGCCTGAAATACCCGGCCCGTATCGATTTGAGCGCCAACGCCAACAATACCCTGTCCGAAGCCTCTATTAAAGTGCTCGGCAAACTCGGCCAACCCATCCGTATCCAGGCATTTATCCGCGAAGCGACCTTGCGCCAGCAAATTAAGCAACTGCTGTCGCGTTACCAATACGTCAAACCGGATATTGAGATCCAATTCATCGATCCGACGCAATCGCCCGAACAAGCCCGAGAACATAATATTGGCGCACAAGGCGCAGTCATCGTCGAATATCAGGGACGCAGCGAAAAAATCCATTATCTTGATGAAACCAGCCTGACCAATGCTCTGTTACGCTTGGCCGAAAGTCGCGAACGATGGATCACCTTTCTGGGCGGGCACGGCGAACGCTCTCCTTCCGGCCAAGCCAACTTCGACCTAAGCCTGTTCGGCAATGAATTGGAAAAACGCGGCCTGCGAGCGCAGGAAATTAATCTGACGCAATTGTCGGCCATACCGGATAACTCGTCGCTGTTGGTACTGAGCGACCCGGCCGTCGACCTGTTGGATGGAGAAATGGAGCTCATCGCCGACTATATCGGGGCTGGCGGCAATATCCTGTTAATGACCGATCCGGATAATCACTCTCTGGATTTGTTCCTCATGCAACTAGGCATCACCACGCTGCCCGGTAAAATTGTAGATAAACGCTCCAGCCTTTACGGTATCGAAGACCCGACCTTCGTGCTGGTAGGAGAATATCCCGTGCATGCGGTAACCCAGGGATTTCGCAACATCACGGTATTCCCAATCACCGTCGCGCTGGCGTTCGAAGCCGAAGACAACGAATACCGAGCCGCTCCCCTACTTAACAGCGGCAAGGAGTCGTGGAATGAAACCGGTCCCATTGTTGGAAAAATACGCTTCGATGGCGACAGCGATGAACGTGAGGGGCCGCTTGATTTCGCCTTCGCCTTGACCCGTCAACTGGACGACGGCAAACAGCAACGGATCATCGTGATCGGCGACGGCGATTTTCTTTCCAACGCCTATCTAAATAATGTCGGCAATCTGGACCTTGGCCTGCGCATGGTCAACTGGCTCACCAATAACGATCGTTTTATCGATATTCCAAGCAAAGTCGTGCCGGGAAGAACCCTGCAATTTAGCAAGCCGGCCATCGCCATGATCGGCTTCGGTTTCTTGCTCTTGTTACCGGGCCTGTTTTTGCTGGCCGGCATCCTCATCTGGCGCAAACGTAGAAAACAGTAA
- the mutM gene encoding bifunctional DNA-formamidopyrimidine glycosylase/DNA-(apurinic or apyrimidinic site) lyase: MPELPEVETTRRGIAPHIENKPIIDVIVRQPRLRWPVPSELPILLRGLRFHHIGRRAKYLLLECTTGTLIIHLGMSGSLRIVAPTQSPAKHDHIDWVFADDTVLRFNDPRKFGAVLWSEKPPASHPLLARLGPEPLSAEFDGEYLYRLSRGRKTAVKSFIMDGHIVVGVGNIYANESLFLAGILPSRQAGRISLLRYQALADAIKCVLQSAIEQGGTTLRDFVNESGKPGYFQQSLFVYGRAGQPCKRCSMPIKQIKIGQRASYFCYACQS; encoded by the coding sequence ATGCCCGAACTTCCCGAGGTCGAGACTACTCGGCGCGGCATCGCTCCGCATATCGAAAACAAGCCCATTATTGATGTCATCGTCAGACAACCCCGTCTGCGCTGGCCTGTACCCTCTGAATTGCCTATCCTACTCAGAGGCCTGCGCTTCCATCATATCGGCCGCCGCGCCAAATATTTATTGCTCGAATGCACTACCGGCACGCTGATCATCCATCTAGGCATGTCGGGCAGTTTGCGCATTGTCGCTCCCACTCAATCCCCCGCAAAACATGACCATATCGATTGGGTTTTCGCCGACGATACCGTGCTGCGTTTCAACGATCCGCGCAAATTCGGCGCCGTACTCTGGAGTGAAAAACCGCCCGCTTCTCACCCGTTATTGGCCCGGCTGGGTCCGGAACCCCTCTCTGCCGAGTTCGACGGCGAATACCTGTATCGATTGTCGCGCGGACGCAAAACCGCGGTCAAATCGTTCATCATGGACGGTCATATCGTCGTCGGCGTAGGCAACATCTACGCCAACGAATCCTTGTTCCTGGCCGGCATTCTCCCTTCCCGCCAGGCCGGTCGTATTTCGTTACTCCGTTACCAAGCTTTGGCCGATGCCATTAAATGCGTATTGCAAAGCGCGATTGAACAGGGAGGAACCACCTTGCGGGATTTCGTTAACGAAAGCGGAAAACCCGGTTATTTCCAGCAGTCCTTGTTTGTCTACGGTCGCGCCGGGCAACCGTGTAAACGCTGCTCTATGCCGATCAAGCAGATTAAAATCGGCCAGCGCGCCAGTTACTTCTGTTACGCCTGCCAATCGTAA